Sequence from the Muntiacus reevesi chromosome 9, mMunRee1.1, whole genome shotgun sequence genome:
TCCACTGacccaggaggcagtgaccagcTGGACGCAGACCTGGGGGCTCATGGTCAGACCATAGTGAAGAGGGttacagatggccacgtagcggtcgtaGGCCATCACGGCCAGGAGGAGACACTCTAAACCTCCAAACAGAAGGACCAAACACATTTGTGTAGCACAGGCAATGAAAGAAATGCGCCCTTTCTGGCTCAGGAGGTCTGTGAGCATTCTTGGGATAGTGACAGTTACATAACAGatttctaaaatggaaaagtggttgaggaaaaagtacatgggggtcTGGAGAGTGGGGTCAATTCTTGTTATCAGTACAATGACACTGTTGCACATAAGGATGGTCAGATAGAGGactaaaaatatcccaaaaaggATCCGTTGGAAATTGGGAATATCAGAAAACCCCAAGAGGATAAATTCCATCATTGCAGTGATGtttgatttttctgttcttaatttGTACTCCATCTGTAGATATGGTGAATTCAAGATGGTTAATTCATTCATGCTTTTGAGCAGCACTTCCCTTCTGTTAACTGAATTAGACGCATGAACTTATTTACATAGTCCATGCAAGTATTGTTGTCTTTGCCTTGCTCAGCTTCTAAGAAATGAGATTTGAAACCTCAGCAATAAACTGACGTGCAGTTAAAATCAgttagagaaataaaatcttcatttttacAGTTGGATGTAGTGAtaccagaggcttccctggtatctcagcagtaaaagaatttgcctgaactgcaggggatacaggagatgtaggtttgatccacgggtaaggaagattccttggagcaggggacggccacccactccagtattcttgcctagagaattccgtggacacaggagcctggcggactacggtccatgggatcacaaagagtcagacatgatggaagtgactgagcagcagcagtaatATACCATAAACAGTAAGATGCATGCATTTTTATTTAGAGCTTATTGTGCAgcaataatattaaattatttcaccCCCTTTCAGGGTGAAGTTATATATGACACAGGCTTCctattgtttttctttgagtTCATCAATTTCATTGTCTGTACCTATTGGCTTATTCCATCTCCTTTCAATTCAaagattttcacttaaaaattatgcccaatttttattcaaaacattttaaGCCCTCCCATTTCTACTTAAATGAGAACTGACTTTCTTAAACTTATTCCTTGTTACTGGCGGAACAGATACGTGTAATCATATTGTTCTTCTCTGTGTACCTCACCCATCAGTTATGCTACACATGGAAAGCATTAGGTACATCATGGGGTCCAATAACGTTCCCTATTCATACCGTTGTACATTGCATTACAAATGCCAATTAATCTTTAACTCAGTCCATAAATATGACCCATTCTTCATGATATTTGGggttccctgataactcagtcagtaaagaatttacctgcaatgcaggagaccccggtttgattcccaggtcaggaagatccactggagaagggataggctacccactccagtattcccaggtttcttttgtgactcagctggtaaagaacctgcctgcaaggtgggagacctgggtttgatccttgagttggaaagatcacctgaagaagcgaaagactacccactccagtattctggcctggagaattctatggactgtatagtccatggggtcacaaagagtcggacacaactgagtgactttcggtTTCATGAGGTTTTAATATAGTTTCTTAACATATGTGATTCTCTGATCCATTGTCATCTACTTGTCTTACAACCAAATAAAATATGTCCTATGTAATTCTGTTATAATTTTATCTAATAAATGTAACTTTATTTAAAccctttgattatttttttagaaatgcaaatggcAAAAGCATATGAgtgggactaacacacacacacacaggcccgtTATTTTGCTTCACTTCAAGTTCATGTAATCAGTTATCAGGCAGTCAACACTTTGACAATTCTCATAAAAGTTCATTAATATTTGTTCTTCTAACTGTGTTTTCATATTTCATTAAATCTACTATATCTGTTCCCATCTTCCAGCCTCACAAACTATTGTTTTTGCATTAATactttgataaataaaattgagtcAGCAAATATTCTCTCATATTTCTCTAGTTCCACTAGAATTAGGTTTCAAAATTACCCTAAGTGtaagttttattataaatactattattattattattgttatttcacTTATATCTAATTTTACTTTATCAtcaaaaatgttaagaaatacATTGGTTAATTAAGTTATTAACTAATTTTCAGATAAAGATCTcagaatttcatatttttctgttttatccttTGTATCTTAAATCTCAAATTcagaactatttttaaataaaaccatcTAACATCTTACCttcatggatttacatgaagCTATCTATGAGAATATAGATGTTTTGACCctgtaaaattttataattcttttgagTCAGGAAGTCACTGTCATTCTGGAGTATTCTTCAAAAATCAGTTGCTCTTAAATAGGAAGTAGTCATGCTCACCCTGGGGGACGTTTTCTCTTGAGGATCAGTTTAATTTCTAGAAGACTGCTTCTGTTTGCTGATTATCTGCGTTTAAGttttaaaactactttttctGTGGATGACTTGTCCTCTGCAGCTCCGTCTTGGCATAAAGGTTCCCCTCTGTGGGGGTAGGAACTTAGTAGAGAAATTGCACTCTAGTATCAACagtattttctggaaaaaaaataaaataaaactttcaattCACTGCATTTCAGACCATTAGTAATTGCTGTAAATTTGTCTTCCTTAATTTTAATCCCATAATTCATCCAGATCTCATCTTTCacatctttagaaaaatgtgtcCCTTACTAATACACGAACATGGAATGTTTGGTAGGGTTAGATCCTTTTCCAGAAGTGGAACACTCTGTTCCTAGACTAACTTTTGTGGAAATTAAGGTATGTTTTATCTGCTGACAAAAATCTGGATATGCTTATTCATGTTAGGATATCTAGTCAGTCATCAGCGCAGGTGTCTAACAGATTCAAAATGAAATGCACCTTAAAAAtagcctagagcctattatacagagtgaagtaagtcagaaagagaaagacagatatcatatgttaacacacacacacacacatatatatatgctcgAGGAAAATGACACTGAAAAACCTATTTGCAAGATAAGAATATAGACACAGACATagtgaacagacttgtggacccaTTAGGGAAGTAGAGGGTGGGGTAAATTGGGAGACTAACGCTGAGACATACACACCACCACATGTAAAagagagagctagtgggaagctgctatgtgTATAAAACACAGGGAGCGCAACCTGATGCTCTCTGACAAACTAGAGGCGGGAATGGGGTGAGGTGTGGAAGACAGGTTAAAGAcagaggggacatgtgtacactTATGACTGATTTATTTTGTCTCATGGCAgaaccaatgcaacattgtaaagcaattaccctccaattaatttttttaaaagaataaacatttaaacccaattatttaagagaaaaaaaaaaaaaagaaaaagcaaaaaacaagaaaaaaaaaaaaaaaaaaactctcctacAAAATGCTTTTTCTATTTCAGCTACTTCCAGGCAGGTATGTAGGTAAAATTGTCAGGAAAGAAGTTACAAGACCAATATCAACTTCTGCTcataagcacatttttttttctttctgtttagagaTTCTTTGACAATTTAAAACACTATGAGTGTTTcaaaaattgcatttcttttttgttttttaaatttgcttctcTTTATTACAGCACGGTCCTAGTAAATTGGacctatgtattcttttttaggaTTGATGAGGTATCCACGTCATTTAGTGTCATGCTTATTTACAAATGAGAATTGCACTCATTATTTGTTTCAGCTAAGTTTTACTTACAAGATGGAACAAACTGAATGTCCATCACCCATGTGAGTAAACTGATCTAATTCCTAATTCTATTGTTAGGATAGTGAATTGAATATTTCTCTGTTCAATTCAGTATCACCATCACTCGAAAACAAATCTACAATCTGAGACAATACCTCAAATATATCAGTGTAACAAAATAAAGAACCATCTTACAATCAATTACAGCACATGTTTGCagtcagtgatgaagaatctctGGTTGCTTTCATCCAAGGGTCCCGTTATTCCTACTACTTTGTAGTTTCCTACTGGATCTTCAGCTTGCAGAAACCTGAGATGCCAGACAGATAAAACATAAGGAAACAAATACACTATTCAGAGACTCTATACATCATAAACACATCACTTCTACCCATATGTCATTGTAGAAACTAATCACCTGGTCCAATATAGTTCTGAGAAGGTTTAGGGAATGATATTCATTGTATGTCAATAAACAGAC
This genomic interval carries:
- the LOC136175085 gene encoding olfactory receptor 10AG1-like, with translation MEYKLRTEKSNITAMMEFILLGFSDIPNFQRILFGIFLVLYLTILMCNSVIVLITRIDPTLQTPMYFFLNHFSILEICYVTVTIPRMLTDLLSQKGRISFIACATQMCLVLLFGGLECLLLAVMAYDRYVAICNPLHYGLTMSPQVCVQLVTASWVSGVPVVIGQTWQVFSLPFCGSTTINHFFCDLPPLFKLACGDTFVNEIAVYVVAVVFIMVPFLLIVVSYGKIISNILKLRSARGRAKAFSTCSSHLTVVVLFYGTASTTYLQPKPNQSEETGKLVSLFYTVLIPTLNPIIYTLRNKDITVALRKLLRKLST